In a genomic window of Scyliorhinus torazame isolate Kashiwa2021f chromosome 5, sScyTor2.1, whole genome shotgun sequence:
- the LOC140418232 gene encoding uncharacterized protein has translation MLTRQRARNSESPFPCSVCGKKFMCSSNLLAHQLDHIDEEPLQSSDSEDGSDTSEELVQYQRVHTDARPFSCSHCGELFTDSVHLIEHQQVHNKDRPFSSSQHGKRFTQSSHYTEHQLISSVGERKGPFKCSVCEKTFKRNFNLLRHQRTHTGERPFPCSRCGKRFAHSFHLRRHKQVHTGERPFTCSMCGKAYSRSSDLVIHKRIHTGERPYACSECGKGFTRLVHLLMHKTVHTGERPFSCSVCAKRFTQSAALRAHKRVHTGERPFTCFVCGKSFSCLSQVLIHEQVHTGERRYLCHVCGKGFTSLHHLQRHQLVHTGEKPFICSVCGKAFPELSSLRRHDHIHTGKRPFTCSVCGKRFIQSFDLLKHRRVHTRKKLLTCSVCEKRFTQSSNLLRHQKLHTLPEKLNSVVPVENHTQD, from the coding sequence ATGTTGACACGACAGCGAGCTCGCAATAGCGAGAGTCCGTtcccctgctccgtgtgtgggaagaaattcatgtgttcatccaacctgctggctcaccaactcGATCATATTGATGAGGAGCCTCTTCAAAGCTCTGATTCTGAGGATGGCTCTGATACCTCCGAGGAACTGGTCCaataccagcgagttcacactgatgccagaccattcagctgctcccaCTGTGGGGAGTTGTTCACTGATTCTGTGCATCTCATTgagcaccagcaagttcacaacaAGGACAGGCCATTCAGCAGCTCTCAGCAtggaaagagattcactcagtcctccCACTACACTGAGCACCAGCTCATTTCCTCCGTTGGTGAGAGGAAGGGACCTTTTAAATGCTCAGTGTGTGAGAAGACCTTTAAAAGAAACtttaatctgctgagacaccagcgcactcacactggggagaggccgttcccctGCTCTAGATGTGGGAAGAGATTTGCTCATTCATTCCACCTTCGGAGACacaagcaagttcacactggggagagaccattcacctgttccatgTGTGGGAAAGCCTACAGTCGCTCATCTGACCTCGTGATACACAAAaggattcacactggagagaggccatatgcctgctccgagtgtgggaagggattcactcgtttaGTCCACCTTTTGATGCACAAaacggttcacactggggagaggccattctcttGCTCTGTGTGTGCGAAGAGATTTACTCAGTCAGCTGCCCTGCGcgcacacaagcgagttcacaccggggagaggccattcacctgctttgtgtgtgggaagagTTTCTCTTGTTTGTCCCAGGTTTTGATACATGagcaagttcacaccggggagaggcggtATCTTTGTCacgtatgtgggaagggatttactagtttacaccacctgcagagacaccagcttgttcacaccggggagaagccgtttatctgctccgtgtgtgggaaggcttTCCCTGAGTTGTCCAGCCTCCGGAGACACGACCACatccacactgggaagaggccgttcacctgctctgtttgtGGGAAGAGATTTATTCAGTCATTCGATCTGCTGAAACACCGGAGAGTTCACACCAGGAAGAAGCtgctcacctgctctgtgtgtgagaagagatttactcagtcatccaacctgctgagacaccagaaacTTCACACGTTACCAGAAAAGTTGAATTCTGTTGTTCCTGTTGAGAATCACACCCAGGATTGA